CCTGACGCTCGAACACGTGATCGCCCACGGCGCCCTCTCGGCCGGCCCGGGCGGCGGCGTGCGCGTGCGCGAGGACCTGGCCGCGTCCCTGCCGGACGGGCTCTCGGCGCTGCTGGCGGACGCGGCCGGGGCACTGGACGAGCAGGGGCGCGGGGCGCTCCGGCTCCTGGCCGTGGGCGGCGAGGTGCCTGCGGCCGCACTGGCCGCGGCCGCAGGGCTGGAGGCGCACGCACTGCTGCCCATGCTGCGCACCGGGCCGGCGGCGCGGCTGGTCTCCTGCCGCCCGACGGACCGCGGGACGCTCTGCAAGCTCCAGCACCCGCGGCTGGCCGACGCGCTGCTGGAGGGGACGACCCGGGCGCAGCAGAAGCGTTTGCACGACCGGCTGGCCGACGCCCTGGCGGCCGCCGGCGATGAGGCGGCGGTGGCCCGGCACCGGCTGCAGGGCCGCACGCCCGGCGAGGGGGTGCGCCTCGTGCTCGCCCTGCTCTCCGGAGAGGCCGGGCGGCGCCCGCATACAGCCAACCTGGAACTGGTGCGCCTGGCGCTCGCCCGTGCGCGCGGCCCCGCCCGGCGGCAACTGCTGGAGGCGGCCGGGGACCTGGAATCCGCGCGCGGGCGCTTCCCGGAGGCCGTCGAGCTGCTGGAGAAGGCCGCCCGCCCCCGCGACCTGGCCGCCCCGGACCGCGTGCGCCTCCTGCGCAAGCTCGGCCACGCCTGCACGGAGGCGGGCCGCTACGCGGAGGCCCGCCGCATACTCCACCGCGCGCTCGCGGCCTGCGACGAATGCACGGCCCCCCAGGAAGCCGAACGCGCCAACATCACGCTCCTGCTGGGCGGTGCAGACTGCTATGAGGGCAAGTACGCCGAGTCCCAGAACCGGTACGAGGAAGCCGCCCGGCTGGCACGCGAACTCGGGGACGAATGCCTGACGGCAAAGACCCTGCACGGCCTCGGACTGGTGCACCTGGAGCAGCGCGCGCTGGAACAGTCGGAACAGGCACTCGTACAGGCGGCACGCGGACTGCAGGCGGCCGGCCTTGCCAGCGACGAAGCGGCGGCCCTGGCCGCGCTCGGCTACGTGGCCATGCTGGGCCAACGCTGGGACCGCGCAACGGAGCTGATCGGTCAGGCACTGCCGAAACTCCAGGAGACCGGGAACCTCCGCCAGCTTGCCCGGGCCCTGGTCTGCCTCGGGTCCGTGCACCAGAAGGGCTGTGGGTGGGCCGAAGCAGCGCAGCACTACGAAGCCGCTCTGGCCATCTCGGAACGGCTGGGGCACCTGATGGGGTGCGCAACTGCTCTTGTCAACCTATCCCAACTGCACGCCTCCAGCGGTCTGCTCGAGGCGGCGATTGCAGGGGCGGAAGACGCGGCCGCCCTGCTGCCCGGCGACCACCGCGTGTGCTGTCACGCGATGACCCGACTGGCTCGAGCGCAGTATGCTCTCGGTGACCTGCCTGCCGCCTGGCAATCCGCACTGACCGTGATAGAGCTGGCGGAAGCATCGGGGCTGGAGGTCCTTCTCGAATCCGGGCACAGGACACTGGGCGAGATAGCGGCTCTCCGATGCCAATGGTTCGCTGCCCGGGAACACCTCCGGACCGCACTGACGCTGTGCGAGGAGCGGCACTGGAAGGAGCGACACGCCCTGGGCACCGCGAGGCTCGCGGAAGTCATGATGAGTTCGGGCGAGAGGCCGGCCGCGTACGACCTCGCATGCGCCGCCCGCGCCGAGGCCGAGGCGTCCTCCCACGAACCCGTCCTTGCCGTCGCTCAGACCGTCCGGGGCAAGATCCTCCTGGCCATGGGGCGCGCCGACGAGGCCCTCGCCGAACTCAGTGCGGCGTCCTCCTTCTTCGAGAGGGCCCGTGTCTGGGACGAGATCGCAGAAGTCTCCCTGCTGCTGGCGCTTTCGCATATGAGACTGGGCCGCCCGCGATTCGCCATGCTCCATCTGCGGACTGCACTCGACAACGTGGAACGGGTGGCAAGCCATTTGCTGAGGCCCGGGAACCGTGCCGTGTTCCTGGCGGACCCGCGACGCCAGGCCCTGTTCGACGCCGCATCCGCGCTGAACGCACAGGTCGCGGAATCCTGAGACGAGTTCGAGGGAGGACGAGGTGACAGAGAAGGAAGCGACGCCGGGCGGCGACGACCCCCTTCGACGCGCACGCGTGCAGTTGCACGCAACCGAGCAGGCGCTGCGCCGTTCCGCCGACCCCGCCACGAGCACTCACGACGACCGCCTGGCGGACCTGCTCCAGGTCATCGAACAGATCAACGCAGAGCTGGACGTGGAACGCGTCCTGGCGATGGCAGCCGAACAGGTGATCGACATCTTCGAGGCCGAACGCGTGTTCATCGCCGACCTGCTGCCGGACCGGCAGATCCGGTTCCGCGCGGCCGTCACCTTCAAGGGGCGACCCGTACCGAACCCGCAGAACGAGGTCAGCCATGCCGTCGTCCGCGACGTGGCCGACAACCGCCGGCCCGTCCTGGTGGAGAACGCCACGCGCGACCCCCGATTCGCCGAGGTCTCCAGCGTCATCAACCTGCAGCTCCACTCGGTCATGGCCGCCCCCCTGACGGCGCGCGGCGAACTGCTGGGCGTGGTCTACGCCGACAACCGCCTGGTCACCGGCGCCTTCAGCCCGCACACGCTTGACCTGCTCGGCGTCTTCGCCAACCACATCGGCATCGCGCTGCGCAACGCCCAACTCTTCAACGACCTGAACGAGGCCCGGGCCGAACTGGCCCTGGCCGAACGCCTCCGCGCCATCGGCGAGGTGGCCGCCTTCATCGCCCACGAGGTGAAGAACCCCCTCGGCTCCATCCAGATCATGCTCGGCGCCCTGCAGGACCGCTGGCAGGAGCCCGACCTCCGCGCCAAGGTGTTCGAGATGGTGCCGCGCGAGATCCATCGCCTGAACGGCGCGGTCAGCCAGATCCTCGAATACGCCCGGCAGACGCCGCTCCTGAAGGTGCCGCTGAAGGTGTGCAAGCTCGTGCAGGCGGCGCTGGACACCCTGGCGCCGGAGGTCCGGGAGCAGGCCGTCGAGGTCCGCACGGACTTCGCCGAGGACGTGCCAACCGTCTTCGCCGACGGCGAGCGGATCCGCGAGGTGCTCGTGAACCTCCTGAAGAACGCCCTCGAAGCCATGGCCGCCGCGCCGCGCAGGGAACTGCGCCTGGCCGTGCGGCGCCGCGGCGCCGGCCACGTGGAGGTGATCGTGGAAGACACCGGCCCGGGCATCCCCGAGGCCGACCTGGAACGCATCTTCGAGCCGTTCCGTACCGGCAAACAGATCGGGTCCGGCGTGGGACTTGCGCTCTGCCAGAAGGTCGTGCGGGAGCACGGCGGACGCATCACAGCGGAGAACGTCCCGGACGGCGGCGCACGGTTCCGAGTCTCGCTGCCGCTGAGCGGCGCCTGACGGCGCCGGCGGCACCATGGCCTGTGCCCCGGCCCCCTGTCCGCACACCGCTGCTGGCTGCGGGACCGGCTCCGCGCCCGGCCGTATGCACGCGGTTGACCGGGTGTCCCGAGGAATGCACGCGCCCACGCAAGCCCCGGAATCACAGGGCGTAGCGCCCTCCTGACCATGAGGACCTCTCCGGAAAATGCGGCCGCCGCGCACGGACGGAACGGCGGTTGCTAAATCGGAGGGTACACGTCCTTGGTCCAAACGTGTGTTCGCCGGTCCGGCCCACAGCCGCACGGGGCGGCCCACCGCCCGGACGGCGGGTCCATCTCAGGAGGAGACGCAATGCGGAGTGCAGAAGGCCGGTTTCTGGCCCGGATGACGGCCCTCGTTCTGGCCCTGACGGTCGTCGTTGTCCTGGCGCCCCCCGCTCTCGCCGAAGACTTCGAGGACCCGATGTTCCCCCTGTCCCTCACGCCGCCCGTGGCCGTCTTCGGGAGCGTGGAGGCCGAGCCGCGCGGCGTGGGCGGGGCCTGGATCGATGCCCGGGAGGCGATCGAGCCCCAGATGTCCGTGCTGCTCATGACGGGCGCCGTGAACGTGTCGCCCGGGATGACGGTCGAAGTGGACGCCGGCCCGGTGTTCGAGTGCCGGCCGTCCGGAAGCTGAGCCCCTTGAGCGCCGTCCGAGAGGAGCGGATCGACGCGGGAGCGCGCCGATCCGCGGCCTCGGATCCGGGCGCCGCAGGCGCAGACCTCCTCGAGTTGGCGTGCTCCGAATGAACCTCACCCGAACACACAGACCGCCGAGCGCCGGTCGCCGGCCCTCCGGCCGCCGCCTCGCGGTGGTCGGCGCCCTTCTCCTCGCGCTCGCCCTGTCCGCATCGGCGCAGGAACCGCCCCCCGGGCTGGTCCTGCCCGGCGACGACCTGCCCTACGCCCTCGTGGACGGCTACCGCGTCGACTTCACCCGCAACGGCGCCCTGATGGTGTCGCGGGACGGCCGTGCGCTGTTCGACGTCGGGCTGGTCTACGCGCGCCCCGAGTGGAAGGAATGGGGCACGCAGATCCGCAGATCAGGCGCCGAGGACGGCTGGCACACGCCGCCCGGCGACGTCTCCACGCTGATCTTCCACGGGACGCTGCACGACGTCGACGGCACGCCGCGGTTCTCATACGTCCAGGAGACGAAGGTCCTCCCGAACGGCCTGCGGGTCGCCTACGAGGTGACCCCGCTGGCCCGGCGCGTCATCACCACGTGCGGCGTAACGCTCCATGTCCCCGTCGACAAGGCGCCGGACGGGCACATCGACCTCTGGCCCGGCTTCGGTTCCACGGAGATGCCCGAAACGTTGGGCTTCTGGGACGTTCACAGCGAGAGGGCCCGGGCGGCGGACATCGCGTTCGGCGGCACGCCGCACGTCAGCATCGCAGGCGACGGCACCCTGGACTGGCAGCTCCGCGATTACCGGTTCTGGCACGTCAACGCCTACTGGCTGACGGGTTCGGACCCCGAACTGACGCGCTCGCTCTGCCGGGGCGAGACGGGCTCGTTCGCGTTCGAGATGCGTCTGGGAGGCGCATCCGTGCAGCGCGCCACCCTCGACGGCCCCGCGGCGCCCGATGGCGCCACGGCGCCCGATGGCGCCGCCGTATGCGAGG
This window of the Candidatus Brocadiaceae bacterium genome carries:
- a CDS encoding GAF domain-containing protein, which produces MTEKEATPGGDDPLRRARVQLHATEQALRRSADPATSTHDDRLADLLQVIEQINAELDVERVLAMAAEQVIDIFEAERVFIADLLPDRQIRFRAAVTFKGRPVPNPQNEVSHAVVRDVADNRRPVLVENATRDPRFAEVSSVINLQLHSVMAAPLTARGELLGVVYADNRLVTGAFSPHTLDLLGVFANHIGIALRNAQLFNDLNEARAELALAERLRAIGEVAAFIAHEVKNPLGSIQIMLGALQDRWQEPDLRAKVFEMVPREIHRLNGAVSQILEYARQTPLLKVPLKVCKLVQAALDTLAPEVREQAVEVRTDFAEDVPTVFADGERIREVLVNLLKNALEAMAAAPRRELRLAVRRRGAGHVEVIVEDTGPGIPEADLERIFEPFRTGKQIGSGVGLALCQKVVREHGGRITAENVPDGGARFRVSLPLSGA
- a CDS encoding protein kinase encodes the protein MNAPRGTWVEALSRPGIREADVRNALGARYEVLAFVGTGAAACVLKVADLSAGREVRAAKLSVLNGRPDARQAARAEFALAARFNHPNLARYFDLDIPPGGPLALTTMEFVDGVPFGAGAAAAGAAAAGRDAVLACGVMVEVLRGLAFLHDAGLVHGDVKPGNVLCGVSDGRPYARLLDFHLTVRAAGPDQAPPGARGTLRYMAPEVVAGGTPEARSDLYSAGVMLFEALTGRRLFDGAPGELAAQHLAAPAARMQDAGALAGVLERLLSKHPEGRYRTASEAIAAIEEAAGTGRPAETPETLLGRVRSAPLVGREAALRAFDQALEPPAAVPPEPARAVLVRARAGLGRSRFLRECQVRAQCAGLHALRLEGPQTADGLLDAVERWAGGTPPPHRAAALPAASGGLPEGPAEGTVRLPPALLRRCNAVTDRLVANARARPAALLVDDVHALPPDAVECLLFLMRGTLRNGMGFGLTVPDGAPVNDAVSTALEAWRRDGLLVEVALEELSRQDRRTLVRAALPSATPAAAVEALADGGGGSPEVIGLTLEHVIAHGALSAGPGGGVRVREDLAASLPDGLSALLADAAGALDEQGRGALRLLAVGGEVPAAALAAAAGLEAHALLPMLRTGPAARLVSCRPTDRGTLCKLQHPRLADALLEGTTRAQQKRLHDRLADALAAAGDEAAVARHRLQGRTPGEGVRLVLALLSGEAGRRPHTANLELVRLALARARGPARRQLLEAAGDLESARGRFPEAVELLEKAARPRDLAAPDRVRLLRKLGHACTEAGRYAEARRILHRALAACDECTAPQEAERANITLLLGGADCYEGKYAESQNRYEEAARLARELGDECLTAKTLHGLGLVHLEQRALEQSEQALVQAARGLQAAGLASDEAAALAALGYVAMLGQRWDRATELIGQALPKLQETGNLRQLARALVCLGSVHQKGCGWAEAAQHYEAALAISERLGHLMGCATALVNLSQLHASSGLLEAAIAGAEDAAALLPGDHRVCCHAMTRLARAQYALGDLPAAWQSALTVIELAEASGLEVLLESGHRTLGEIAALRCQWFAAREHLRTALTLCEERHWKERHALGTARLAEVMMSSGERPAAYDLACAARAEAEASSHEPVLAVAQTVRGKILLAMGRADEALAELSAASSFFERARVWDEIAEVSLLLALSHMRLGRPRFAMLHLRTALDNVERVASHLLRPGNRAVFLADPRRQALFDAASALNAQVAES